A part of Acetonema longum DSM 6540 genomic DNA contains:
- the dapB gene encoding 4-hydroxy-tetrahydrodipicolinate reductase has translation MIRVLVCGAYGKMGREVLKAVHQDEQLSVVGAVDIHSGFADVGSLIGTEKIGVIVGNDLDTVIKETKPQVMVDFTNPGAVLNNLKIAIRNGVCPVVGTTGMSAADIAAVESLCRTSGVNAIIAPNFSIGAVLMMRLSQEAAKILPHAEIIEMHHDQKLDSPSGTALRTAELIEKSRGYLKQGHPQEVEKIPGSRGGELSGMRIHSIRLPGYVAHQEVIFGGLGQTLSIRHDSISRESFMPGVVLACKKVLTVNGCVYGLENILD, from the coding sequence GTGATCAGAGTACTTGTGTGCGGCGCTTACGGTAAAATGGGGCGGGAAGTTCTGAAAGCGGTTCATCAGGATGAGCAGTTGAGTGTTGTGGGAGCAGTGGATATTCATTCCGGTTTTGCCGATGTAGGCAGTTTAATCGGGACAGAGAAGATAGGCGTCATTGTCGGCAATGATTTAGACACGGTCATTAAAGAAACTAAGCCCCAGGTTATGGTCGATTTTACGAATCCTGGTGCGGTATTAAATAATCTTAAGATCGCGATTCGCAATGGCGTATGTCCGGTGGTGGGAACAACCGGAATGAGTGCGGCCGATATCGCTGCGGTGGAATCTTTATGCCGCACTAGTGGTGTGAATGCCATCATCGCCCCCAATTTTTCCATCGGTGCCGTTTTAATGATGCGTCTGTCCCAGGAGGCAGCTAAAATATTGCCTCATGCTGAAATCATTGAAATGCATCATGACCAAAAATTGGATTCACCATCCGGTACTGCTTTACGCACGGCTGAATTAATTGAAAAGAGCCGGGGCTATTTAAAACAGGGGCACCCACAAGAAGTGGAAAAAATTCCCGGAAGCCGTGGGGGGGAACTTTCCGGTATGCGCATACATAGTATACGATTACCGGGCTATGTTGCCCATCAAGAGGTGATATTCGGCGGACTGGGGCAAACCCTCAGCATTCGTCATGATTCCATTTCCCGCGAATCCTTCATGCCCGGAGTAGTATTAGCCTGTAAGAAAGTGTTAACGGTCAACGGATGTGTTTACGGATTGGAAAACATTTTAGATTGA
- a CDS encoding general stress protein produces the protein MATQQNPNNLQDSAASQQNSDVSALQTSSLSSQAQPTSAGTVNSAAGGTGQKVVIGVFSSVQNAEKAVSNLRQQGFTNEEINIVTKKEKTREEQGTTEYEDDDITDGTLTGGTIGGIGGLLLGAGALAIPGLGPVVAAGPIAAALSGALMGGVAGGLIDWGIPAEVSEHYENRVKEGGILAVIRTSPSNVDKAALVLRQNGAQEVESHNSR, from the coding sequence ATGGCTACTCAACAGAATCCCAACAATTTGCAAGACAGTGCTGCTTCTCAACAAAACAGCGATGTATCCGCCTTGCAGACATCATCTCTTTCCAGTCAGGCGCAACCGACCTCTGCCGGCACGGTGAATTCCGCCGCCGGAGGTACTGGCCAAAAAGTGGTTATCGGCGTTTTCTCTTCGGTCCAGAATGCGGAGAAAGCGGTTTCCAATTTGCGGCAACAAGGATTTACCAACGAAGAAATCAATATCGTAACGAAAAAGGAAAAAACCCGGGAAGAACAGGGTACCACAGAATATGAAGACGATGATATCACTGACGGCACCCTGACCGGCGGCACCATCGGCGGCATTGGCGGCCTGCTTTTGGGCGCGGGGGCATTGGCAATCCCCGGGCTGGGGCCCGTTGTCGCTGCCGGTCCGATTGCGGCTGCTCTTAGCGGAGCCCTGATGGGCGGCGTTGCCGGCGGCCTGATTGACTGGGGCATCCCGGCTGAGGTAAGTGAACACTATGAAAATAGAGTCAAAGAAGGCGGCATACTGGCTGTGATCCGCACTTCCCCCTCCAATGTGGACAAAGCGGCCCTGGTTTTGCGGCAAAATGGCGCCCAGGAAGTGGAATCTCACAACAGCCGCTAA
- a CDS encoding YlmC/YmxH family sporulation protein, which yields MRLSDLTGKEVINIEDGARLGVIEDCDLTFDSQSGTIETIVLPNRGGLFHFFGDSKSPVIPWHSIKRIGDEVIIVDLSNSFERIFRQRGQNSR from the coding sequence ATGCGTTTGAGCGATTTAACGGGTAAAGAGGTCATCAATATTGAAGACGGAGCCAGGTTAGGCGTCATTGAGGATTGTGACCTTACATTTGACAGTCAAAGCGGTACAATTGAAACTATCGTCCTGCCTAACCGCGGGGGGTTATTTCATTTTTTCGGCGATTCCAAATCGCCTGTGATTCCCTGGCACTCCATTAAGCGGATCGGTGATGAAGTTATTATTGTAGATCTAAGCAATTCTTTTGAACGGATTTTTCGCCAGCGAGGACAGAATTCCCGATAG
- a CDS encoding YlmC/YmxH family sporulation protein, producing the protein MLKTSDLKMKEVVNTIDGRRLGTITDIEIDVETGKLTAIVVPGSGKFLGLFGRNDDIVIGWEKIQKIGYDVILVETAAAGDMARLER; encoded by the coding sequence GTGTTAAAGACTAGTGACTTAAAAATGAAAGAAGTCGTTAATACAATTGACGGCAGACGGTTGGGCACGATCACCGATATCGAAATTGATGTTGAAACAGGAAAGTTGACAGCGATTGTCGTCCCCGGATCCGGGAAGTTTCTGGGTCTTTTTGGCCGTAATGATGATATTGTGATTGGATGGGAAAAGATACAGAAAATCGGTTACGATGTAATTTTAGTAGAAACGGCAGCTGCCGGGGATATGGCGCGTCTCGAGAGGTAA
- the xerC gene encoding tyrosine recombinase XerC produces MARPRRENGAGTEPKQGANGRWWLKVSYRDPETDDLERTTIRGASQGEVLSKKKEFLRSIEAGVKPKAKKMTLQEWLDTWLEVNKISSVSGKSYIIYQTIIDNHIKDTALGKKDIDKVKRVDIQRFINEKGETVAPSYIGQIKAVLADALNVAELDHLILRNPCKKIKLPQVEKEEIHPLNQEEVKKLLDTGGSGSALYNIIFFTLHTGVRRGEVCGIRWTDIDFKNKRIEIKQQAKVDRTHDKKPYLGKLKTKSSYRTIPIGNRLIEVLKWHQAQQNRLKNDLGEAYNDLDLVFCEPDGNITYPNTLDSRFTRLMAKTPIERRTFHQLRHTFASVAISQGLNIKAISKILGHAKTSITLDVYGHLLPGDAETVTQAVAAYYGV; encoded by the coding sequence ATGGCGAGACCGAGACGGGAAAACGGAGCAGGTACAGAACCAAAACAAGGCGCTAATGGCCGGTGGTGGCTAAAGGTGTCTTACCGGGACCCGGAAACTGACGACCTGGAACGAACAACCATACGCGGGGCAAGTCAGGGCGAGGTATTGAGTAAAAAGAAAGAGTTTTTAAGATCAATTGAAGCCGGCGTCAAGCCAAAAGCCAAGAAAATGACCTTGCAGGAATGGCTTGATACCTGGCTGGAAGTCAACAAAATAAGTTCTGTCTCTGGAAAATCCTACATAATCTATCAAACCATAATTGATAACCATATCAAGGACACAGCATTGGGGAAAAAGGACATAGACAAAGTAAAAAGGGTGGACATTCAGCGATTTATAAATGAAAAGGGTGAAACAGTAGCGCCTAGTTATATAGGCCAAATAAAGGCTGTACTGGCTGATGCCTTAAATGTTGCCGAATTAGACCATTTAATTCTGAGAAACCCATGCAAAAAGATCAAACTGCCGCAGGTCGAAAAAGAGGAGATTCATCCGCTCAATCAGGAGGAAGTTAAAAAGCTCTTGGATACTGGCGGGTCTGGCAGCGCCCTATACAATATCATCTTTTTCACACTGCATACAGGAGTAAGGCGCGGAGAAGTATGCGGTATTCGTTGGACTGATATTGACTTTAAAAATAAGCGAATAGAGATCAAGCAGCAGGCCAAGGTAGATAGGACACATGATAAAAAGCCCTATTTGGGTAAATTAAAGACAAAATCCTCGTACCGTACTATTCCCATAGGGAACAGGCTTATTGAAGTGCTGAAATGGCACCAGGCGCAACAGAATAGGTTAAAAAACGACTTAGGCGAGGCGTACAACGATTTAGACCTTGTTTTTTGTGAGCCAGATGGCAATATTACATATCCGAATACGTTAGATAGCAGATTTACCCGACTCATGGCTAAAACTCCTATTGAAAGACGAACCTTTCACCAACTACGGCATACCTTCGCTTCTGTGGCAATCAGCCAGGGATTAAACATAAAGGCTATATCGAAAATTTTAGGGCATGCAAAAACAAGTATCACTTTGGATGTTTATGGCCACCTTTTACCAGGCGATGCAGAGACTGTTACGCAGGCTGTTGCTGCCTATTATGGGGTATAG
- a CDS encoding helix-turn-helix domain-containing protein, producing the protein MQGKSVFPVLVINLVLFRAWLRHSKIKLAEQNGKFPLKNLVAQRKVAMFTFSENLKNIMTIRGVNQKWLANATNTTEATISRYINKVHKPNSKLIVKIAEALDVSVDCLLGATTVIQISNDIKESSILTACYAKSTDRDKKLIWGILEDYLTLDEKAAIAQYFSDNKKSSGSA; encoded by the coding sequence ATGCAGGGAAAGTCTGTTTTCCCCGTCTTAGTTATCAATCTTGTTCTATTCCGTGCATGGTTACGCCATAGTAAAATCAAACTTGCAGAGCAAAACGGTAAGTTTCCATTAAAAAATCTGGTTGCTCAGCGGAAGGTTGCTATGTTTACATTTTCTGAAAATCTAAAAAATATCATGACCATTCGTGGAGTAAACCAAAAATGGCTTGCAAATGCAACAAATACGACAGAAGCAACCATATCACGATACATAAACAAGGTTCATAAGCCAAATTCAAAATTGATTGTTAAAATTGCAGAGGCTTTAGATGTATCTGTTGATTGTCTCCTGGGAGCAACAACAGTCATTCAAATATCAAACGATATCAAAGAATCATCTATTCTCACAGCTTGCTACGCCAAATCCACAGATAGAGATAAAAAGCTCATTTGGGGAATTCTTGAGGATTACCTTACGCTGGATGAAAAGGCGGCCATCGCGCAATATTTCAGCGACAACAAGAAGTCCTCTGGGTCAGCGTAA